Proteins encoded by one window of Cannabis sativa cultivar Pink pepper isolate KNU-18-1 chromosome 4, ASM2916894v1, whole genome shotgun sequence:
- the LOC115714061 gene encoding chromatin modification-related protein EAF7 isoform X2: MAEEKEGTNLLGSPTFKVLDNGRFKCVETGHEVLDKDKDSYSNSKRCRLGLIDYAVSHKKPPLNVFKQDPLSRSKLVCNITGDTVNKSEEHIWKHINGKRFLNKLEEMETQKLNPNGMVEEVSPEGSNHAKNVEKKKNKKKKKKKKKRKDKPVEEIISAIREPSDVESDLEEAEFWMPPLGERWDFDDGGDRWGSDSESEHESDVVDENVDDDDDDNCKELEELSTGNVVEDEDDDNKESEELLTRTKRMSIEIGPSNFASKKKKIKNTEC; the protein is encoded by the exons ATGGCTGAAGAGAAAGAAGGAACCAACCTACTGGGTTCTCCAACTTTCAAAGTTCTCGATAATGGCCGCTTCAAGTGTGTTGAGACAGGTCATGAAGTTTTGGACAAAGACAAGGACTCCTACTCCAACAGCAAACGGTGTCGTTTAGGGCTCATCGACTATGCTGTCTCCCACAAGAAGCCTCCTCTTAACGTTTTCAAGCAAGACCCTCTTTCACG TTCGAAGCTGGTATGCAATATAACTGGAGATACAGTTAATAAGTCCGAGGAACATATCTGGAAACATATAAATGGGAAACGTTTCCTGAATAAACTAG AGGAAATGGAAACACAAAAGCTAAATCCCAATGGCATGGTTGAGGAAGTTTCACCAGAAGGATCTAATCATGCCAAAAATGTtgagaaaaaaaagaacaagaagaagaagaagaagaagaaaaagaggaaGGACAAGCCTGTTGAGGAGATTATATCTGCAATTAGAGAGCCTTCTGATGTAGAAAGTGATTTAGAAGAGGCTGAATTTTGGATGCCTCCTTTGGGAGAACGTTGGGACTTTGATGATGGCGGAGACAGGTGGGGTTCAGATTCAGAGTCTGAGCATGAAAGTGATGTAGTTGATGAGAATG TTGACGACGACGATGATGATAATTGTAAGGAGTTAGAAGAACTTTCTACGGGAAATGTAGTTGAAGATGAAGACGATGATAATAAAGAGTCGGAAGAACTTTTGACAAG AACCAAAAGAATGTCCATAGAAATTGGACCAAGCAACTTTGCctcaaaaaagaagaaaattaagaaCACTGAGTGTTGA
- the LOC115714061 gene encoding chromatin modification-related protein EAF7 isoform X1 gives MAEEKEGTNLLGSPTFKVLDNGRFKCVETGHEVLDKDKDSYSNSKRCRLGLIDYAVSHKKPPLNVFKQDPLSRSKLVCNITGDTVNKSEEHIWKHINGKRFLNKLEEMETQKLNPNGMVEEVSPEGSNHAKNVEKKKNKKKKKKKKKRKDKPVEEIISAIREPSDVESDLEEAEFWMPPLGERWDFDDGGDRWGSDSESEHESDVVDENADAVDDDDDDNCKELEELSTGNVVEDEDDDNKESEELLTRTKRMSIEIGPSNFASKKKKIKNTEC, from the exons ATGGCTGAAGAGAAAGAAGGAACCAACCTACTGGGTTCTCCAACTTTCAAAGTTCTCGATAATGGCCGCTTCAAGTGTGTTGAGACAGGTCATGAAGTTTTGGACAAAGACAAGGACTCCTACTCCAACAGCAAACGGTGTCGTTTAGGGCTCATCGACTATGCTGTCTCCCACAAGAAGCCTCCTCTTAACGTTTTCAAGCAAGACCCTCTTTCACG TTCGAAGCTGGTATGCAATATAACTGGAGATACAGTTAATAAGTCCGAGGAACATATCTGGAAACATATAAATGGGAAACGTTTCCTGAATAAACTAG AGGAAATGGAAACACAAAAGCTAAATCCCAATGGCATGGTTGAGGAAGTTTCACCAGAAGGATCTAATCATGCCAAAAATGTtgagaaaaaaaagaacaagaagaagaagaagaagaagaaaaagaggaaGGACAAGCCTGTTGAGGAGATTATATCTGCAATTAGAGAGCCTTCTGATGTAGAAAGTGATTTAGAAGAGGCTGAATTTTGGATGCCTCCTTTGGGAGAACGTTGGGACTTTGATGATGGCGGAGACAGGTGGGGTTCAGATTCAGAGTCTGAGCATGAAAGTGATGTAGTTGATGAGAATG CTGATGCAGTTGACGACGACGATGATGATAATTGTAAGGAGTTAGAAGAACTTTCTACGGGAAATGTAGTTGAAGATGAAGACGATGATAATAAAGAGTCGGAAGAACTTTTGACAAG AACCAAAAGAATGTCCATAGAAATTGGACCAAGCAACTTTGCctcaaaaaagaagaaaattaagaaCACTGAGTGTTGA